In one Pseudomonas sp. 31-12 genomic region, the following are encoded:
- a CDS encoding CidA/LrgA family protein, giving the protein MNASTLKRLARLTAELAVLLGIYLLGCEIAVGFAWPIPGGVVGMALLLLAFAVGAIKPAALQMGAGLLMAEMLLFFIPALMSLLDYGGLMRDDGWRILLVIGVSTLMVMLVTAFTVEWVVRLRRSHEA; this is encoded by the coding sequence ATGAATGCATCCACCTTGAAACGCCTGGCTCGATTAACCGCTGAACTGGCCGTGTTGCTCGGCATCTACCTGCTTGGCTGTGAGATTGCCGTAGGGTTTGCCTGGCCAATCCCGGGCGGCGTCGTCGGTATGGCACTGTTGCTGCTGGCGTTCGCCGTTGGCGCTATCAAACCGGCGGCACTGCAAATGGGTGCCGGCCTGTTGATGGCTGAAATGCTGCTGTTTTTTATTCCGGCGCTGATGAGCCTGCTCGACTACGGTGGCCTGATGCGCGACGACGGCTGGCGGATTCTGCTGGTGATCGGCGTCAGTACGCTGATGGTGATGCTGGTCACCGCATTCACCGTGGAGTGGGTGGTGCGGTTGAGGAGGTCCCATGAAGCTTGA
- a CDS encoding antibiotic biosynthesis monooxygenase, producing MSTSPVTLMVARRVADGRYQDLMVWLREGEQLATDFPGYLGSGVLAPPPGDNEFQIIFRFANEQTMYAWEHSASRTAWLARGSDLFAHKTEHRVSGIEGWFGAVGQRPPRWKQAVAIWLAFFPVSLLFNFVLGPLLSDMSLLARVLISTLCLTPLMVYFFIPLSTRLLAGWLNSPPTRPLPAEPSTQNHG from the coding sequence ATGTCTACCTCACCCGTCACGCTGATGGTTGCTCGTCGTGTCGCCGATGGGCGTTATCAAGACCTGATGGTCTGGTTGCGCGAAGGCGAACAACTGGCCACCGACTTTCCCGGTTATCTCGGCTCAGGCGTGCTCGCTCCGCCGCCCGGCGATAACGAATTCCAGATTATTTTCCGTTTTGCCAACGAGCAAACCATGTACGCCTGGGAGCATTCCGCTTCGCGTACCGCATGGCTGGCGCGTGGCAGCGATCTGTTTGCGCACAAGACGGAACATCGCGTGAGCGGTATCGAAGGCTGGTTCGGCGCCGTGGGCCAGCGTCCACCCCGCTGGAAACAGGCCGTGGCGATCTGGTTGGCGTTCTTTCCGGTGTCCTTGCTGTTCAACTTTGTATTGGGACCGTTGCTCAGTGACATGAGCCTGCTGGCCCGCGTGCTCATCAGCACCCTGTGCCTGACGCCGTTGATGGTCTACTTCTTCATACCGCTGTCGACCCGCCTGCTGGCCGGCTGGCTGAACAGCCCACCGACGCGCCCGTTGCCCGCCGAACCCTCCACCCAGAATCACGGATAA
- a CDS encoding MerR family transcriptional regulator: MPVLTEGVPALQQDTALEQEELFPIREVARLTGINPVTLRAWERRYGLIQPTRTESGHRLYSMADIEKVRSILGWIDRGVAVSKVGKILAKTEPLKALAKIIPEELVQADYAQWQQQVEAAVTAFDEVQLEQIYGQVFSSYPLTVVFQDILMPIWKLMLQRHDAFGQTSEWLFLDGFLRSRVLQRMLLVRVMQPRRVIVCALADQAHELEVLLTALYLSSVDSAIQLLAIGQPFDELTLVCERIKPTALVLVSNHAPAAELPRRLNRLAMSLDCQLLLSGDASDLVQDSLAGTSIGCLGNEGMVMRQRLKQFLAGNLDT, from the coding sequence ATGCCTGTCCTGACTGAGGGTGTCCCAGCGTTGCAGCAAGATACTGCGCTGGAACAAGAGGAGCTGTTTCCCATTCGTGAAGTGGCGCGCCTGACGGGTATCAACCCCGTCACCTTGCGGGCATGGGAACGACGTTATGGCCTGATCCAGCCCACACGCACCGAAAGCGGGCATCGGTTGTACTCGATGGCCGATATTGAAAAGGTTCGCAGCATTCTCGGCTGGATCGATCGAGGCGTCGCAGTCAGCAAGGTCGGCAAGATACTGGCCAAGACCGAACCCCTCAAAGCCCTGGCGAAGATCATTCCCGAAGAACTCGTTCAGGCCGACTATGCCCAGTGGCAACAGCAGGTTGAGGCGGCCGTGACGGCGTTTGACGAGGTGCAACTGGAGCAGATATATGGACAGGTTTTTTCCAGCTATCCCCTGACAGTGGTGTTCCAGGACATCCTGATGCCGATCTGGAAGTTGATGCTTCAGCGACATGACGCGTTCGGTCAGACCAGCGAATGGCTGTTCCTGGATGGTTTTCTGCGATCTCGCGTATTGCAACGCATGCTGCTTGTGCGCGTCATGCAACCGCGCCGTGTGATTGTCTGCGCCCTGGCCGATCAGGCCCATGAACTCGAAGTGCTGCTCACGGCGCTGTATCTGAGCAGTGTCGACTCGGCCATTCAATTGCTGGCCATCGGTCAGCCCTTCGACGAGTTGACCCTGGTTTGCGAGCGGATCAAGCCCACGGCACTGGTGCTGGTGTCCAATCACGCGCCGGCCGCAGAATTGCCTCGACGTTTGAATCGACTGGCCATGAGCCTGGACTGTCAGTTGTTGCTGTCCGGCGATGCGTCGGACCTGGTACAGGACAGCCTGGCCGGAACGTCGATCGGGTGTCTGGGGAATGAGGGAATGGTGATGCGTCAGCGTCTGAAACAGTTCCTGGCAGGAAACCTGGATACCTGA
- a CDS encoding DUF1244 domain-containing protein, with translation MNDQQRLELEAAAFRRLVAHLDSRKDVQNIDLMNLSGFCRNCLSKWYKAAADERQIEVSLDDAREVVYGMPYAEWKAQYQQEASAEQQAAFAKGKPNE, from the coding sequence ATGAACGATCAACAACGCCTGGAACTTGAAGCCGCCGCCTTTCGCCGGCTGGTCGCCCACCTGGACAGCCGCAAGGACGTGCAGAACATCGACCTGATGAACCTCTCGGGTTTCTGCCGCAACTGCCTGTCCAAGTGGTACAAGGCCGCCGCCGATGAACGCCAGATCGAGGTCAGCCTCGATGACGCCCGCGAAGTGGTCTACGGCATGCCGTACGCCGAGTGGAAAGCCCAATACCAGCAAGAAGCCAGCGCCGAACAACAAGCGGCGTTCGCCAAAGGAAAACCCAATGAGTGA
- the folE gene encoding GTP cyclohydrolase I FolE, with product MTLSLPQNSLSQSYREILIGLGENPDREGLQDTPVRAAKAMQYLCHGYDQSVEEIVNGALFASDNDEMIIVDNIELYSLCEHHMLPFIGKAHVAYIPTGKVLGLSKIARLVDMFARRLQIQENLTRQIADAVQQVTGAAGVAVVIEARHMCMMMRGVEKQNSTMNTSVMLGAFRESSNTRQEFLQLIGRSK from the coding sequence ATGACGTTATCCCTGCCCCAGAATTCACTGTCCCAGAGCTATCGCGAAATCCTCATCGGCCTCGGTGAAAACCCTGACCGTGAGGGACTGCAAGACACCCCGGTTCGCGCGGCCAAGGCCATGCAGTACCTCTGCCATGGCTACGATCAGAGTGTCGAAGAGATCGTCAACGGCGCACTGTTTGCGTCAGACAACGATGAAATGATCATCGTCGATAACATCGAGCTGTACTCGCTTTGCGAACATCACATGCTGCCCTTCATCGGCAAGGCGCATGTGGCTTATATTCCAACGGGCAAGGTGCTGGGCCTGTCGAAGATTGCGCGGCTGGTGGATATGTTCGCCCGTCGCCTGCAGATCCAGGAAAACCTCACTCGGCAAATCGCCGACGCCGTGCAGCAAGTGACCGGCGCGGCGGGCGTCGCAGTGGTCATCGAAGCCAGGCACATGTGCATGATGATGCGCGGCGTCGAGAAACAGAATTCGACCATGAACACCTCGGTGATGCTCGGCGCCTTCCGCGAGTCGAGCAACACCCGCCAGGAGTTCCTGCAATTGATTGGACGGAGCAAGTAG
- a CDS encoding flavodoxin produces MKVAIISGSVYGTAEEVARHAATILNAAGFETWHNPRASLADVQAFGPDAFLAVTSTTGMGELPDNLQPLYSMIRDQLPAAWRGLPGAVIGLGDASYGDTFCGGGEQMRELFGELGLREALPMLRLDASESVTPETDAEPWLAELISALRG; encoded by the coding sequence ATGAAAGTTGCCATCATTTCCGGCTCGGTGTACGGCACGGCTGAAGAAGTTGCCCGCCACGCCGCAACGATTTTAAACGCCGCCGGTTTCGAAACCTGGCACAACCCGCGCGCATCACTTGCCGACGTTCAGGCCTTCGGCCCGGACGCGTTTCTGGCGGTGACGTCGACCACTGGTATGGGTGAATTGCCGGATAACCTGCAACCGTTGTATTCGATGATCCGTGACCAATTGCCTGCAGCCTGGCGCGGTTTGCCGGGGGCGGTGATCGGCCTGGGCGATGCAAGTTATGGCGATACGTTCTGCGGTGGCGGTGAGCAGATGCGTGAATTGTTCGGCGAGTTGGGCCTGCGCGAAGCGCTGCCGATGCTGCGCCTGGACGCCAGCGAAAGCGTGACCCCGGAAACCGACGCCGAACCTTGGCTGGCCGAGTTGATCAGCGCGCTGCGGGGCTGA
- a CDS encoding HopJ type III effector protein: MSDLNTLRASLKSGEHAFADTLAFIAAGYDYQPQAFNNGGVENAAGQNEGSCKTLGLALLEGLSDEEALLAFGEHYRSVVATPEGSDHGNIRALIAHGLAGVKFTQQPLTRR; the protein is encoded by the coding sequence ATGAGTGATTTGAACACCCTGCGCGCCAGCCTCAAGAGCGGCGAACACGCTTTCGCCGACACCCTGGCGTTCATCGCCGCGGGTTACGACTACCAGCCTCAGGCGTTCAACAACGGTGGCGTGGAAAACGCCGCCGGGCAGAACGAAGGTTCGTGCAAGACCCTGGGTCTGGCGTTGCTGGAAGGCCTGAGCGATGAAGAAGCGCTGTTGGCTTTCGGCGAGCATTACCGCTCGGTGGTGGCCACGCCTGAAGGCAGCGATCACGGCAATATCCGTGCATTGATCGCTCACGGTCTGGCGGGCGTGAAATTCACCCAACAGCCGCTGACTCGCCGCTGA
- a CDS encoding aspartate aminotransferase family protein: MSSETISQSINVVHPVTLSHGKNAEVWDTEGKRYIDFVGGIGVLNLGHCHPRIVEAIREQASRLTHYAFNAAPHVPYIELMDRLTAFIPVDYAVSGMLTNSGAEAAENALKIVRGSTGRTAVIAFDGAFHGRTLATLNLNGKVAPYKQKVGVLPGPVFHLPYPSKDNGVTCAEALKAMDRLFSVEIDVNDVACFIVEPVQGEAGFLAMDVEFAQALRSFCDEKNIVLIADEIQSGFGRTGERFAFSRLGIEPDLILLGKSIAGGVPLGAVVGRKTLLDTLPKGGLGGTYSGNPIACAAALATLDEMTDANLQAWGAQQEEAIVSRYESWRTSKLSPYLGRLTGVGAMRGIELTHADGSPASAQLTQLLSLARDAGLLLMPSGKSRHIIRLLAPLTTEASVLEEGLDMLEACLKKLA; the protein is encoded by the coding sequence ATGAGCAGCGAAACCATCAGCCAGTCGATCAACGTCGTTCATCCCGTCACGCTCAGCCACGGCAAAAATGCCGAGGTCTGGGACACCGAGGGCAAACGCTACATCGACTTCGTCGGCGGCATCGGCGTCCTGAATCTCGGCCATTGCCATCCGCGCATCGTCGAAGCCATTCGCGAACAGGCCTCGCGCCTGACCCACTACGCGTTCAACGCCGCCCCGCATGTGCCCTACATCGAACTGATGGATCGTCTGACGGCGTTCATTCCTGTGGACTACGCTGTCAGTGGCATGCTCACCAACAGCGGCGCAGAAGCGGCGGAAAACGCCCTGAAGATCGTCCGCGGTTCGACCGGCCGCACGGCCGTCATTGCCTTCGACGGCGCCTTCCATGGACGCACGCTCGCCACTCTCAATCTCAATGGCAAAGTCGCGCCTTACAAACAGAAAGTCGGCGTGCTGCCGGGTCCGGTGTTCCATTTGCCGTACCCAAGCAAGGACAACGGCGTGACCTGCGCCGAAGCCTTGAAGGCGATGGATCGACTGTTCAGCGTCGAAATCGACGTCAATGACGTGGCCTGCTTTATCGTCGAACCGGTGCAAGGTGAAGCGGGATTCCTGGCGATGGATGTCGAGTTCGCACAGGCGCTGCGAAGCTTCTGCGATGAAAAAAACATCGTGTTGATCGCCGATGAAATCCAGTCCGGCTTCGGCCGCACCGGCGAACGTTTTGCCTTTTCGCGCCTAGGCATCGAGCCGGACCTGATCCTGCTGGGCAAAAGCATTGCCGGCGGCGTGCCACTGGGCGCGGTGGTTGGACGCAAGACGCTGCTCGACACCTTGCCCAAAGGCGGACTGGGCGGCACTTATTCAGGCAACCCTATCGCCTGCGCAGCCGCATTGGCGACCTTGGACGAGATGACTGACGCGAACTTGCAAGCCTGGGGCGCGCAGCAGGAAGAAGCGATTGTCAGCCGCTATGAGTCCTGGCGTACCAGCAAACTGTCGCCGTACCTGGGACGCTTGACCGGCGTCGGTGCGATGCGCGGTATCGAGCTGACCCATGCCGACGGCTCCCCGGCCTCGGCGCAGTTGACGCAACTTCTGAGCCTGGCGCGAGACGCGGGATTGCTGCTGATGCCCAGCGGCAAGTCGCGTCACATCATTCGGCTGTTGGCGCCGTTGACCACCGAGGCGTCAGTGCTGGAGGAAGGGCTGGATATGCTTGAGGCGTGCCTGAAAAAACTGGCTTGA
- a CDS encoding PAS domain-containing protein, whose amino-acid sequence MINAQLLQMVINASNDGIVIAEKEGEQDNILIYVNPAFERLTGYTSEEILYQDCRFLQSGDRDQEALATIRESLTRGGSCREILRNYRKDGTPFWNELSLSTVKNPSDGQTYFVGVQKDVTVQVKAQQRVAQLEAQLAETQAELAALKATNGENKTAN is encoded by the coding sequence ATGATCAACGCTCAACTGCTGCAAATGGTGATAAACGCTTCCAACGACGGCATCGTGATTGCTGAAAAGGAAGGCGAACAGGACAACATCCTGATTTACGTAAACCCGGCGTTTGAGCGTCTGACGGGATACACCAGCGAAGAAATTCTCTACCAGGATTGCCGTTTCCTGCAGTCTGGCGACCGCGATCAAGAGGCCCTCGCTACGATTCGCGAGTCATTGACCCGTGGCGGCTCCTGCCGGGAAATCCTGCGAAATTACCGTAAGGACGGCACGCCGTTCTGGAATGAACTGTCCCTTTCTACAGTGAAGAACCCGAGCGATGGGCAAACTTATTTTGTCGGCGTGCAGAAAGACGTTACGGTGCAGGTCAAGGCACAGCAGCGAGTAGCGCAACTGGAAGCCCAATTGGCTGAGACGCAAGCCGAACTGGCTGCGCTGAAAGCGACGAACGGCGAAAACAAAACAGCGAATTAA
- a CDS encoding LysR family transcriptional regulator, producing MEFKQLRSFVEVMHQGGFTQAAKSLHISQSAVSKQVAQLEQSLGTPLLERLGSQLRLTAAGSVVLQRAEGMLRLRNELLSELDDLSQLARGELRLGLPLLGSDALFAGLFAEYRRRYPNISIQLLEGGSLNIEQAVLSGELELGGSLLPKDPQFAFQPFCDEPLDALLPADHPLANKSVIGLEELAETPFLLYQRSFVLNDRLLQACHQLGFTPKEGGRSGQADFLAALVAAGQGVVLLPSVVARGLVRPGVVRLTLNAPSYLRWDIAFIWRQGAYLSKAAQAWLALLRERPVSPAAR from the coding sequence ATGGAATTCAAACAGCTACGCAGCTTCGTCGAAGTGATGCACCAGGGTGGTTTCACTCAAGCGGCCAAGAGCTTGCACATCAGCCAATCGGCGGTCAGCAAGCAAGTCGCTCAGCTGGAACAGAGCCTGGGCACCCCGCTGCTCGAGCGCCTGGGTTCGCAGCTTCGCCTGACCGCCGCCGGCAGCGTGGTGCTGCAACGGGCCGAAGGCATGCTGCGACTGCGAAACGAATTGCTCAGCGAACTGGACGATTTGAGCCAACTGGCTCGCGGGGAATTGCGTCTGGGCCTGCCATTGCTCGGCAGTGACGCGCTGTTCGCCGGTTTGTTTGCCGAGTACCGGCGGCGCTACCCGAACATCAGCATCCAGTTACTGGAGGGCGGTAGCCTGAACATCGAACAGGCGGTATTGAGCGGTGAGCTCGAACTCGGTGGCAGTCTGTTGCCGAAAGATCCGCAGTTTGCCTTTCAGCCGTTCTGTGATGAGCCGCTGGACGCGCTGCTGCCGGCGGATCATCCGCTGGCGAACAAGTCGGTGATCGGTTTGGAAGAGTTGGCCGAGACGCCGTTCCTGTTGTATCAACGCAGCTTCGTGCTCAACGACCGCTTGCTGCAGGCCTGTCATCAGTTGGGCTTTACGCCAAAGGAAGGTGGGCGCAGTGGCCAGGCGGATTTTCTCGCGGCACTGGTGGCCGCCGGCCAGGGCGTGGTGCTGTTGCCCAGCGTGGTGGCGCGCGGGCTGGTGCGGCCAGGGGTGGTGCGCCTGACCTTGAATGCCCCGAGCTATTTGCGCTGGGACATTGCCTTTATCTGGCGTCAGGGCGCGTACCTGTCGAAGGCCGCACAAGCCTGGCTCGCCCTCCTGCGCGAGCGGCCGGTCAGCCCCGCAGCGCGCTGA
- a CDS encoding class II aldolase/adducin family protein, which produces MNVAPVQSPHSVKNQVSAAEWQTRVDLAACYRLVASHGWDDLIFTHISAKVPGTEDFLINPFGLMFHEITASSLVKVDQAGNKLMDSPYEINPAGYTIHSAVHEVRHDVVCVLHTHTAAGVAVSAQKQGILPISQQSLFVLSSLAYHAYEGVALNHEEKARLQADLGENNFLMLHNHGLLTCGSTIADTFLMMFTFQRACDIQVLAQNGGAELIAIEPQILAGAKAMIAGVTKSAQGMGGALAWPALLRKLDQQDPGYKI; this is translated from the coding sequence GTGAATGTTGCTCCCGTCCAATCCCCCCACAGTGTCAAAAACCAGGTCAGTGCCGCCGAGTGGCAGACCCGCGTCGACCTGGCTGCCTGTTATCGTCTGGTCGCCTCGCATGGCTGGGACGATCTGATCTTTACGCACATTTCCGCCAAGGTGCCGGGCACCGAAGATTTCCTGATCAACCCGTTCGGGCTGATGTTTCACGAGATCACCGCGTCGAGCCTGGTCAAGGTCGATCAGGCCGGCAACAAGCTGATGGACAGTCCTTACGAGATCAACCCGGCGGGTTACACCATTCACAGCGCGGTGCATGAAGTGCGTCACGATGTGGTCTGCGTGCTGCACACTCACACCGCAGCGGGTGTGGCGGTGTCCGCGCAAAAGCAGGGCATTCTGCCGATCAGTCAACAGTCATTGTTTGTGCTGTCCAGCCTGGCTTACCACGCCTACGAAGGCGTTGCCCTGAACCATGAAGAGAAGGCGCGCCTGCAAGCCGATCTGGGTGAAAACAATTTCCTGATGCTGCACAACCACGGCTTGCTGACCTGTGGCAGCACCATCGCCGACACGTTCCTGATGATGTTCACCTTCCAGCGTGCCTGCGATATCCAGGTGCTGGCGCAGAACGGTGGTGCCGAGCTGATTGCCATCGAGCCGCAGATTCTGGCGGGCGCCAAGGCGATGATCGCCGGCGTGACCAAAAGTGCTCAAGGAATGGGCGGTGCGTTGGCCTGGCCGGCGTTGCTGCGCAAACTCGATCAACAAGACCCGGGTTATAAAATCTAA
- a CDS encoding LrgB family protein: MKLELMPMFWLAFTLSAYLFSRWIYRRTGHYLLSPLILVPALLLALAVPLHTAYSEYSSNTHWLMLVLGPVTVAFAVPIWQQRQMLMRHWSALLLGMLAGSAASIGTSFGLAKALALDSSVTMSLVPRSITTPFAMPLAHDLGGVPELTAVFVMFTGVFGAMLGGILLKWLPLRSALARGALFGVGAHGAGVSRAHEVGGEEGSVAGLVMVLTGLLNLFAAPLLAAVL; this comes from the coding sequence ATGAAGCTTGAACTGATGCCGATGTTCTGGCTGGCCTTCACGCTCTCGGCCTATTTATTCAGTCGCTGGATCTATCGGCGCACCGGGCATTATCTGCTATCGCCGCTGATTCTGGTTCCAGCCCTGCTGCTGGCCCTCGCTGTGCCGCTGCACACCGCGTATTCGGAATATTCGAGCAACACCCATTGGCTGATGTTGGTGCTGGGGCCCGTGACCGTCGCGTTCGCGGTGCCGATCTGGCAACAGCGGCAGATGCTGATGCGGCATTGGTCGGCGTTGCTGCTCGGAATGCTGGCGGGCAGCGCGGCGTCCATCGGCACATCGTTCGGTCTTGCCAAGGCGTTGGCGCTGGACAGTTCGGTGACGATGTCGCTGGTGCCCCGTTCCATCACCACGCCCTTTGCCATGCCACTGGCTCACGACCTCGGTGGCGTGCCGGAATTGACGGCGGTGTTCGTGATGTTCACCGGGGTGTTCGGGGCGATGCTCGGCGGCATTTTGCTGAAGTGGCTGCCGTTGCGCAGTGCCCTTGCGCGCGGCGCGTTGTTTGGCGTTGGCGCGCACGGTGCCGGCGTCAGTCGGGCCCATGAAGTGGGCGGTGAAGAAGGCTCGGTCGCGGGGCTTGTCATGGTGCTGACCGGGCTGTTGAACCTGTTTGCCGCGCCTTTGTTGGCGGCGGTCCTTTGA
- the folX gene encoding dihydroneopterin triphosphate 2'-epimerase, with the protein MPQLQPGMARIRVKDLCLRTFIGINEDEILNKQDVLINLTILYAAQEAVRDNDIDHALNYRTITKAIIAHVEGNRFALLERLTQEILDLVMANESVLYAEVEVDKPHALRFAESVSITLAASR; encoded by the coding sequence ATGCCACAACTTCAACCAGGAATGGCACGCATCCGGGTCAAGGACCTGTGCCTGCGGACCTTCATCGGGATCAACGAGGATGAAATCCTCAACAAGCAGGATGTGCTGATCAACCTGACCATCCTGTATGCCGCTCAAGAAGCGGTGCGTGACAACGACATCGATCACGCGTTGAATTACCGAACCATCACCAAGGCGATCATCGCCCACGTGGAGGGCAATCGCTTCGCCCTGCTCGAACGCCTGACCCAGGAAATCCTCGACCTGGTGATGGCCAACGAATCGGTGCTGTACGCCGAGGTCGAAGTCGATAAGCCACATGCGTTGCGATTCGCCGAGTCGGTGTCGATTACCCTGGCCGCGAGCCGCTGA
- the folM gene encoding dihydromonapterin reductase — protein MTSSAAPILITGAGQRVGLHCAQRLLEDGHPVIFSYRSERPGVQTLRDLGATAVFADFSTEAGILAFINELKTHTDSLRAIVHNASEWLAETPDTDAEAFTRMFSVHMLAPYLINLHCADLLERSSPADIVHISDDVTRRGSSKHIGYCASKAGLDSLTLSFAAKYAPTIKVNGIAPALLMFNPDDDAAYRAKALAKSALGIEPGSEVIYQSLRYLLDNPYVTGTTLTVNGGRHIK, from the coding sequence ATGACCTCTTCCGCAGCTCCGATCCTCATCACCGGTGCCGGCCAGCGTGTCGGCCTGCACTGTGCGCAGCGTTTGCTCGAAGACGGCCATCCGGTGATCTTCAGCTACCGCAGCGAACGCCCCGGCGTGCAGACATTGCGCGACTTGGGCGCGACCGCGGTGTTTGCAGACTTCTCCACTGAAGCGGGCATCCTCGCGTTCATCAACGAACTGAAAACCCACACCGACAGCCTGCGAGCCATTGTCCATAACGCGTCCGAATGGCTGGCCGAAACCCCTGACACCGATGCCGAGGCCTTCACCCGCATGTTCAGCGTGCACATGCTCGCGCCCTACCTGATCAACCTGCACTGTGCCGACTTGCTCGAACGCTCTAGCCCGGCCGACATCGTGCACATCAGCGATGACGTGACCCGCAGGGGCAGCAGCAAGCACATCGGCTACTGCGCCAGCAAAGCCGGGCTCGACAGCCTCACCCTGTCCTTCGCCGCGAAATACGCGCCGACAATCAAGGTCAACGGCATCGCGCCAGCCCTGCTAATGTTCAATCCCGACGACGACGCCGCGTACCGCGCCAAAGCCCTGGCCAAGTCCGCGCTGGGCATCGAACCCGGCAGCGAAGTGATCTACCAGAGCTTGCGTTATTTGCTCGACAACCCTTATGTCACCGGCACGACCCTGACCGTCAACGGCGGACGGCACATCAAATAA
- the trxB gene encoding thioredoxin-disulfide reductase, whose amino-acid sequence MSEVRHSRVIILGSGPAGYSAAVYAARANLKPLLITGMQAGGQLTTTTEVDNWPGDVHGLTGPALMERMKEHAERFETEIVFDHINAVDFAAKPYTLIGDSATYTCDALIIATGASARYLGLPSEEAFMGKGVSACATCDGFFYRNKPVAVVGGGNTAVEEALYLANIASTVTLIHRRETFRAEKILIDKLNARVAEGKIILKLNSNLDEVLGDNMGVTGARLKNNDGSFDELKVDGVFIAIGHTPNTSLFEGQLTLKDGYLVVHGGRDGNATATSVEGIFAAGDVADHVYRQAITSAGAGCMAALDAERYLDDLQNAKF is encoded by the coding sequence ATGTCTGAAGTCCGTCATTCGCGAGTGATTATTCTCGGTTCCGGCCCTGCCGGTTACAGCGCCGCGGTCTATGCCGCCCGTGCCAACCTCAAGCCACTGCTGATCACCGGCATGCAAGCCGGCGGTCAACTGACCACCACCACCGAAGTCGACAACTGGCCGGGCGACGTCCACGGCCTGACCGGCCCGGCGCTGATGGAACGCATGAAAGAGCACGCCGAACGCTTTGAAACCGAGATCGTTTTCGATCACATCAATGCCGTCGACTTCGCTGCCAAGCCGTACACCCTGATCGGTGACAGCGCGACATACACCTGCGACGCCCTGATCATCGCCACCGGCGCCAGCGCCCGTTACCTCGGCCTGCCGTCGGAAGAAGCGTTCATGGGCAAAGGCGTTTCGGCCTGCGCAACCTGCGACGGTTTCTTCTACCGCAACAAGCCTGTAGCCGTGGTCGGCGGCGGTAACACCGCTGTCGAAGAAGCACTGTACCTGGCCAACATCGCCAGCACCGTGACCCTGATCCACCGCCGCGAGACTTTCCGCGCCGAGAAGATCCTGATCGACAAGCTGAATGCGCGGGTTGCCGAAGGCAAAATCATCCTGAAGCTGAACTCGAACCTGGACGAAGTCCTGGGCGACAACATGGGCGTGACGGGTGCCCGCCTGAAGAACAACGACGGCAGCTTCGACGAGCTGAAAGTCGACGGCGTGTTCATCGCCATCGGCCACACCCCGAACACCTCGCTGTTCGAAGGCCAGCTGACGTTGAAAGACGGTTACCTGGTTGTCCACGGCGGCCGCGACGGCAACGCAACGGCCACCAGCGTCGAAGGCATCTTCGCGGCCGGTGACGTGGCTGACCACGTTTACCGTCAGGCCATCACCTCCGCCGGCGCCGGTTGCATGGCGGCACTGGATGCCGAGCGCTACCTCGACGACCTGCAGAACGCCAAGTTCTGA